DNA from Sulfurimonas gotlandica GD1:
ATTATTTAATAAATCTTTTCTCAAGTTTTTAATCTGCTTTGGACTTGGATAATGCGTAAGGTTTAACTTATAAAATTTTGGAAGAGTTAATTTTAAAAGTTCTACATTTTTTGCATTGATGTCACTGTTTAATCTCTTTATAACACTATCTACAGATAATTCACTTGAACTTGAAATAATATTATTAATTCCCAAGATTATTTCGTTATCTAATTTTTTTTGACTAACAACAATCACAGAATAATTGTTAGATAAGTTCTCTTTGTAGGCTTCTATAGATCTATCAACTATAATAAATATCTGTATTGAAAAAAGTATACTTAAAAGTGCTACAACTAAAGAGAGGTGATTTTTAAACGACTTCATGCACACTCCCATACTCAATGTTAAAGTGCTTATATGCCACATTCATATTACGAGGAATATTGTGAGTTACAACAATTACAGTAGTTTTAAGTTGCTCATTTGCACCTTCAAGAAGGTTCCAAATAAGTTGTGAAGAGTAGTCATCCAAGTTACCTGTAGGCTCATCAGCTAGAATCAGTATGGGGTTGTGTGCCAAAGCTCTAGCCATTGCAACCCTTTGCTGTTCACCACCACTAAGCTCTAGTGGATATTTTCCAGCTTGATGTTTTAGTCTAACATGCTTTAAAAGAGAGTCAACCTGATTTTGAGTTACACCCTTCTCATAGCCATTTATAATAAGAGGAAGCATAATATTTTTTTCAATAGTCCACTCTTTTACAAGCTTATAGTCTTGAAAAACTATACCTACATGTCTTCTTAAAAAGTTTAATTTAGCACTTGTTACACCCCTAAGTTCCACACCGCCTACAATTAGACTACCTTGTTTAGGTTTTAAGGCACCATAAAGAGATTTCAAAAGAGTTGATTTTCCACTACCGCTGGCACCAGTTATAAATATAAAACTGCCAGAATCAATAGAAAAATTCGCTTTATTGATGATTGTCTCACTATTAGAATATGATAGTGATAAATCTTGTGCCATTATTACCTTATCCATTAAATACCTCGTCTAAGTATTTATGTGCCAAGAGATTACTTATTGATTTTAATGGAAGAGTTGGATAGTAAGAGGCTTTTTTGTCTTTTACTAAAACATATAGATGCTCAGGTCTGTCAAAACTTCCTAATGATATACGAAGCATCACTCCATCATCTAGCTTATAAACTCTTTCAAAGTGGATAAATCCACCATCAAATCTTTGTGTAACACAATGAAGTTCTATAAGTTTTTCATCTGATAAACCAACTTTTGAAAACTCAAAAGTACCTTCTATACTAAGTTTATCAGACTCTTCTTCATTTATCATAGTTACATCATATATATTTTTCTCCATCTTTTTCCATCTATCTTCATACTTGGAACTTACGGCAATATCTTTGTTCTTGTTTATATTAAGAATAGTTTTATGAAAGTTTATAAAAGTCTCATAAGAATAAGCATAGTAGTTTTCACTATCTGTACGAAGTTCTAGTCGTCCATCAACTTTTAAAACTCTTCTTGACTCTTCTATAAATGAAGTAGAAATAACTCTGCGATGTGGCTTTTTATCCCATGGTACTGGAAAATGCACATAAATTTTCCCTACTATATTTGAAGGAACCAACTCCATAAATAGTCTAGCATCATAATCCAAAACCAGTAAATTCTCTATGTTTTGAATACTTACTTGTTTTAAGACTTGCTCAATAGAAGGTCTATGAATCTCAATACCTATAAATAAAATATCAGGATTTTGCGTAGCTTGATGTATTAGATGACGACCTGAACCAAAACCTACTTCGATTCTTATCTCAGATGCTTGTGGAAAACTATCTGCGAAATAACTAATATGCTTAAGAGCTGTTGCTTCTTCTAGGTGAATATTCTTTTGTTTTTGGGGAACATTTGAAGAGATGACGTTTAAGTCAGCCAAATCTGCATAAGCTAAAAGTGCTCTATGAACATTATGTATAGATGCTGGTCTTGTTAACTTATCAGTCTTTAAAAGGTTTTTATTTTCTTCTGCTTTTACTAGTAGAAAAAAATCATCCTCTTCTACACTAACGGAGATAAGCGTCTCATCACTATGTTTTGCATTTCTTGCAATAAAGTTAAATGAAACTTCATTGTTTTTTTGAGGAAAGTTTATCTCTTTAAACTCTTCAATATGTAAGTGTGGCATTTATCCCCGTTTAATTAAAATCTTGAGTAGGCACTATTACCTCTACTTCTTTACTTTGAGTTTTCTTAGAAAGCTCTTTAGGTTCTTCTTTTTTTACATTATTTGCAACCGTATTAGGAGTTTTAATCTCTACTTCTATACTTGGCTCTGATTTTATACCAAACTCATCAATAGCAAATACTTGGTAGTAATATGTAATATTTGGTCCAATCTCAGGATCTAAGAATTTTTTGCCAGTAATATCTACAAACTCTTCATCTTTTGCATCAAACCAACCAGTTTTAGCTTTTTTAATCACTGTATATTTTTTAACTCTTGTATCTTTATTGTTCCATTTTATTTCAATTTTATTATCAACAACTTTAGCTTCCACTAGCGATGGAATTTCAGGCTTGATTAATGTTATACCTTGAATTGAAATTTTATCGTGAATACTCTCTAAGCCATTTTTCTCAACTGCACTAACTCTGTAAAAATACTCTTTACCGTCTTCCTCAATTACATCTGTAAATGTAGGATTATAAAGTTTTGCAATTAACTCATAAGTTCCATCTGAAGTCTCTGATTTATATAAATGATAAAAAGAGAAATCTTCAGTAGTTGATTTTTCCCAATTTATCTCTATTTTTCTAGGTAAATTTGTTGTTGCTACTATATGTTTTATACTTATTGGCAGAGCTTTTGTAACAACTTGAACAATCTCACTAGGAGTAGAAGTTATACCATCGTAAGTCAACACAAGAACACGATATTTATATACATATTCATCTTTAAGATCAACATCTATAAACTCAGCATTAAGTCTGCCATCAACAGTAGCGATTTTACTCCACTTCTCTTCTTCTAATGTTCTTCTTTCAATAATATATGATTTAACTTTTTGATTTGTATGCGGTCTCCAAATAATTTTTGCAGTTCTTGGCATATTTTGAATACTTTGAATCCAAACTACTGACTGTAAAACAGGAAGAGAGTTTATAACTTTCGCTTCACTCATTTGAGATTCTGCTTCTTTGGAAAAAGTCTTAAAACTGTAAGTATAAGCTGTGTCTGGCTTTATCTCATTGTCCAGATAGTGAGTTGTAAAACGATTATCTATTGTTTTGTAGTGAGAAAGTTCGCTAGCTTCCTGAGTCATATTTTGCTTGTAAATATAAATGCCGTTTACTCTCTCATCTTCTATAGCTCTCCACTCAAATGCGACAGCATTCATGTCTACAAAAGTTCCTGTTTCTGTCAATCTCACAACAGGTAGTGTTTTATCAATTTTTATCTCATCTGCTGGTTTTGGAGAATTACCTCCACAACCACTAAGAATCAGTAGAGAAGCTGCGCAGAATGTTGCTAGTGTCCATAACTTCATTAATTTGCTCCGTATCAAATTTTTTGTCTAAATAATCTTTCATTGTCTCATCTAGAGGTGCAACAAAAGTTAGTTTTTCTTTGCTCGTTGGATGAACAAAATATATCATATAAGCATGTAGCAAAATTCGTTCCGATTTCTCTGCTTTTGGGCTTAGGGCATATATGTGATCACCTATAATATGACGGTTTATACTCTCCAAGTGAACACGGATCTGGTGAGTACGTCCAGTGAAAAGTTTACAAGCTACAAATTGCTGTTTTTCATCATTTGAAAGTGATAGAACTTTGAACATAGTTTTTGCATATTTAGATTTACCTGCGTCAGTACATGTCATTTTTAGTCTGTTATGAGCACTTCTCCCAATATTTTGTTCTATTGTAGTAATCTCA
Protein-coding regions in this window:
- a CDS encoding cell division ATP-binding protein FtsE, translating into MDKVIMAQDLSLSYSNSETIINKANFSIDSGSFIFITGASGSGKSTLLKSLYGALKPKQGSLIVGGVELRGVTSAKLNFLRRHVGIVFQDYKLVKEWTIEKNIMLPLIINGYEKGVTQNQVDSLLKHVRLKHQAGKYPLELSGGEQQRVAMARALAHNPILILADEPTGNLDDYSSQLIWNLLEGANEQLKTTVIVVTHNIPRNMNVAYKHFNIEYGSVHEVV
- the trmB gene encoding tRNA (guanosine(46)-N7)-methyltransferase TrmB; amino-acid sequence: MPHLHIEEFKEINFPQKNNEVSFNFIARNAKHSDETLISVSVEEDDFFLLVKAEENKNLLKTDKLTRPASIHNVHRALLAYADLADLNVISSNVPQKQKNIHLEEATALKHISYFADSFPQASEIRIEVGFGSGRHLIHQATQNPDILFIGIEIHRPSIEQVLKQVSIQNIENLLVLDYDARLFMELVPSNIVGKIYVHFPVPWDKKPHRRVISTSFIEESRRVLKVDGRLELRTDSENYYAYSYETFINFHKTILNINKNKDIAVSSKYEDRWKKMEKNIYDVTMINEEESDKLSIEGTFEFSKVGLSDEKLIELHCVTQRFDGGFIHFERVYKLDDGVMLRISLGSFDRPEHLYVLVKDKKASYYPTLPLKSISNLLAHKYLDEVFNG
- a CDS encoding fibronectin type III domain-containing protein, with product MKLWTLATFCAASLLILSGCGGNSPKPADEIKIDKTLPVVRLTETGTFVDMNAVAFEWRAIEDERVNGIYIYKQNMTQEASELSHYKTIDNRFTTHYLDNEIKPDTAYTYSFKTFSKEAESQMSEAKVINSLPVLQSVVWIQSIQNMPRTAKIIWRPHTNQKVKSYIIERRTLEEEKWSKIATVDGRLNAEFIDVDLKDEYVYKYRVLVLTYDGITSTPSEIVQVVTKALPISIKHIVATTNLPRKIEINWEKSTTEDFSFYHLYKSETSDGTYELIAKLYNPTFTDVIEEDGKEYFYRVSAVEKNGLESIHDKISIQGITLIKPEIPSLVEAKVVDNKIEIKWNNKDTRVKKYTVIKKAKTGWFDAKDEEFVDITGKKFLDPEIGPNITYYYQVFAIDEFGIKSEPSIEVEIKTPNTVANNVKKEEPKELSKKTQSKEVEVIVPTQDFN